GTTCGACTTCGCCCGGAGAGTGGTCGCACAGGCGGCAAGGCTTGGGCGCTTCGAGCGCGAAGCCTTGATGACGTTTGCCCGGTACAGCCCAAGGGATCTGCCAAGGTTGTCGCAGGAAGCTCATGAAGCGGTCGTGACCGCCTCGCAGGCCCTCTATGCGGAACCGATTTGCCAACGTTGACCAATTCACCATGACACACACCATCGAAGGAGACACCATCATGACCACAACAACCACATCGAAGCTCACAGCGATTCGGACCATTCTTCGCAAGGCCATTCTGGCTCCACGAGCGCATGCGACCCGTGTCGCACGTCTGGAGAAAGAGGATGTGCAGGCCTTGCTTGAGGAGTGCCGGACTGGGAACCACAGAATCCACCCTGTCAATCTCTACAACCTCGAACAGCGATTGGCAGAAATGGAGGAAGTGGACTGGTCGAACCGGCTGATGCAGACAGCTCGCACGCCATTGGAGAATCGCTATGATGAAGAACATCAACCGACCAAACCCAGAGTCCCGGTTCTCCGCCGTCGATACCGCAGTGTGTATGTCACGCTGCGTGACGGACGTCGCGCACGCCGGTTGGATACCTCACGGGCGATGCCATTGTGCGGCCTTCAAGCGCCGGTGGTGTTGTCGGAAGAGGAACGACGAGGCGGAACGTGGATCACTGGTCCTCGGCAGTGTCCGATGTGCTTCGGATATCACCTGCCGAGGCCACAGCCCGAGAATCCGGTCTCCTTACCTCGCACATCCGTATCTACGCAACCGGCATGCCCGCGATGCAAGGCGTCGGTGGTGCTGGAACGGGTGGTCTCCGGGACTTCCGAATCTGGAATCCTGGAGAAGAGTTGTCTGTGCGGGTGGAGTGAAACAACGACACTGCTGTCAGCGGAAGACCAGGCTCAGAACGAGCTGGCGTTATCGCGGGCAGCGGTGCGTGATGACGACCAGGAGCCAGCCCTGATGCTTGGCGACGTCGCCCAGGAATTTGCGGAGGTGGCGGCGTTGGGCTCAGTGGAGGCGGAGGATTTGCTCTGCAGCGAGGTGCCGGATGCGGATCGGGAGGAGGATCAAGACCCCGAGAAGACGGATGCGGCATCCCTTTCGACCGAGGAGAGATCCGATGAGGAACTAACCGAGGAACCCTCCGACGAAGCAGCATCAGCAGATCAGGAGGGATCCGAGCAGGAGGATGCCGATGACATGCTCATCGCGCTCCAGAACCGGTTCTGGCAAAGCCTGTCAGTCAAGGCGTTGCGTTGTGGGCTCCTTGAAGCCACGATACTCGGCCGCCTGTCGGGGAGCCGAACGGATCTGGTGTGGGCGGCTGCATCGGCCACGGCCGAATCCTGTGTCAGGATGAAAGAGAGGGAGCAGCGTGAGGTCGCGCATTGGCTGGTCGCCGCGCCGGAGGATGTCCTCTGGAAGCTATTGCCGGAATCTGACCTCTTGACCGAGATCACGACCGAGGGAATGCAGCGGGTCCTGCCGCCGATTTCGGTGAAAATCGAGCGGTGGAAGTATTCCTGCCGCGTCAAACTCGCGCGCTTCATCTATCCGCAGGCAGGAATCCGGATCCTGGCTCCCAAGTTCGGAGTGTCCCAGGCCGTGTTCCAGAGAGCTTGCGGCAGGTGACAGGCAACGAGACGGAAGGAATTCTGCCCTCAGGGCGGTGCGGAGTTCCTTCCGGTCTCCCTACAGGTGAGGGAGTGCGTCCAGCTCGATCGTGAGGATCGGGGGATCGCACTCCCTTTTTTTGTCCGCTTACGCGGCCCGTTGCATCGCCGACCTCGGCAGGTTGCCGAAGTTGACGGTCCTGGCGTTGAGCTCGACATACGTCACCGACGCCTGACCGTCGGTCTCTCGCGTCCGGGTTTGAAGGTTGCCTTCCACGTAGACTTCCTGGCCCTTGACCAGGTTGCGGCAGCTCTCGGCGAGCTTTCCCCAGACGACGACTGAGAAATAACTCGAGGGCCGCTTCTCGCCGGTCTTCCTGGACGGGAGCCCGTCGACCGCGAGGCGCAGGTTGCAGACCGACTTGTCGCCGACCGTGCGGATGACGGGGTCGGTGGTGAGACGGCCGTTGATAGTCCCTTTGGCGAACGTACGCATGTGAAGATACCTCCAACATGTGAGTGGTGAGTGAACAACAAGACATGACGCTCAATGCGCCACGCCGGTCACCTAGCTGACCCGGTCACCGGTTGTACGCACCGGACTACCGTGCGCATGGCATCCAGGGTCCGAGAAACAAGCGTCGCAGTGAACTTCTGTGCCGCTTGGTGACCTCAGGCGGCGTAGACCTGAGGAGAGGAACGTATGGGGGCGGGAGTGGTCCCAGGCAGCATGCCGCATTGCACGGCGACCGAACGCAGCGCTTCTTCGCTCAATCCATGGTCCTTCGAAAGAAGGCGGCAGCCGGCTTCCTTCGAGCGGAAACGTCGGAGCTGCTCTTTAAAATACTTGATGAGCGGGAGTAGCAGGGGATCTGTCGGTTGAAAGGCTGCAGGGCTCGGGTGCCGCAGCATCGGATGGTGCGCGTCCGGATCGCCGGCAAGTAGGGACAAGTCCTCATCGGATAACGTGAGGAGCCACTCGGAGATGGCCTTGGAGTCTTCCTCGCTGAGGGAGCGCGGAGACACCTCAAGGATCCGGCCGGCCGCTGCCCACAAGGCCATACGCGACTCGGTATGGTCGACGCCACGGAGGGCTAGGTCGATCAGCTTCTTCCGGAGGGGATGGCTGGTCAGGAAAAGGTCGAATGCAGGCTTGTGCATGCGGTCGCCGAGATCGGCGAGGTCTTGCGACGTGTTGGCGAGGAGGTCGGCAAGCTCTTCTTCATGGAGGTCGAGCCCTTTGACGCAGTCTTCGCCGTCCTGGGCGTCCATTAGATGGCGGTCGGGATCGCCCTCGACACTCTCCTCGCTGAGGTCGTCTTCGAGTGAGGGGACTGTGACTTCCAAGTCTCCCTGGGCGAAGAGCATGCTGGCAATCGCATCCTCGTTCTGGTCCCTTTCCTCGTCTGTGAGCTGGTCGGGC
The DNA window shown above is from Nitrospira tepida and carries:
- a CDS encoding single-stranded DNA-binding protein, which gives rise to MRTFAKGTINGRLTTDPVIRTVGDKSVCNLRLAVDGLPSRKTGEKRPSSYFSVVVWGKLAESCRNLVKGQEVYVEGNLQTRTRETDGQASVTYVELNARTVNFGNLPRSAMQRAA